From the Nitrobacter hamburgensis X14 genome, one window contains:
- a CDS encoding DUF6916 family protein, whose protein sequence is MQLMTLERFAGCLGQGFDVDLGATSVALTLSEARPLPQNGFATTMRQPFSLLFRSGSSVVLPQKIYRMTNATVGPIEIFIVPVARDRQGIVYQAIFN, encoded by the coding sequence ATGCAATTGATGACACTGGAGCGCTTCGCCGGTTGCCTGGGGCAAGGGTTCGACGTCGATCTTGGAGCGACATCGGTTGCCTTGACGTTGTCGGAAGCGCGCCCCTTGCCGCAAAACGGCTTCGCGACCACGATGCGTCAGCCTTTCTCTCTGCTGTTTCGCAGCGGATCATCTGTTGTCCTTCCGCAGAAGATCTATCGAATGACGAACGCGACCGTCGGGCCGATCGAAATATTCATCGTGCCGGTGGCGCGCGACCGGCAAGGGATCGTCTACCAGGCGATTTTCAATTGA